agtattttttaaaaaaattacttatttttcatattttaacctatcttttttataattatttaaataatttatttgtggttttttaacctataataatattatataaagaaGAATGATTTTATCCTCCACAAATTTTGTAATGAAGATTTAAATTTCTGTCAACTAAATAGATTTGTTTTAGAGCTtattcattgaatatttttcacATGAGAACCTCAACCATGAAAAACTCAATAGATTTATTTTAGGGCTTATTCATTAGTAATTTCACAGGAAAAAAACTCAACCGCGAAAGACATCAAGATTTAGTGGCTAGAGTCCCTAATATGTGGGAGAAAAACCCAAGATCGCCAGCGCAGTGCCACCGCGACAACTTATGCAATTTAACTTCTATTTCTTCTAAAATACAAAGTCAGTGATTTCAACAGGgccaaaaggaaaagaaaaacatggcaAATTAATTCAGAGAATGAAGACAGGAATTTATGAGAGCGTAAAGCATTCACAACTCTCCCGTCAAAACTCAGGAGTTGCAGTGATCAACAACATATCTGCAATGAACTCGCTCACAAGAAGTTCCTTTGTGTGGGGCCAGATGAGAAGCGCGAGGTCAAACCCTGACCCATGCTCTTCGAATCCAAATCGACCTTTTTCCGACCTGCTGACAAATCGTTCTCACGGTCCCATGGTTTCCAAGGGTGTGCACCAACCCATTCTTCTTTCTCGGTCtgctttgatttctttttcggTCGTTTGCCCTTTGCTCGATGCTTTTGGAGAAGAGAGACAGATCGCTTGGAAGCATTATATTCATCAACCAAACTAGCATTTGAGCTTCTTTTGCTGTTCTCACCATCCACGTCAGAAATTGCTTTGGCTTTGTTGTAAGCTTCTAGATAGCTGTATCAGAAATTTTAGTGTTCAGGGTtcataaatcatgaaaaatgaaCTAGCATGAGAAATTATCGAGTTCAGGATCTTAGTCACGAAGACAAACGATACTTGAAACAGAAAATCACTGTCCAGATTCtaaatattttggaaatatgAGAGCATTGTGAAATGTAAAAAAGAGTCATCTTAAAAGTTCAGTTCAGTGTATCGTCAGTAATTGCTGGTTATCAGGGATTATCAAAATTCAAGCCAATAAAAACAGTGATTGCACTAACAGTAATAAcaattgattcaaaattaacaaTGATGCCAATAACAATTCCAAACAAAAGCAAcaattgattcaaaatagatgcCACGTTGCGAATTTTAATGTTTACGTCGAAATTCTTCAGACATTTTTTAAGATTCATTCCCAAATAGAGCTATTCATCCAACTTTCTAGCACCTTCGTGGTTAAAAAGTGAATTAAATTTTCCTGAAGGCCCTACACATACCTTTTTGACAAGTTAAAGAACAATCGAGCTACAGATGAGAAATTTGCAACTTTGCCAGTGACAAATTATTAGGAGCTTTGCTGGTAAAGTTGCTCAGAAATTGTGTTGTTACCGAAATCACATGAGCtgtaagttaaaaaaattactagatACTCTAACTAGCAACAGACATGAGGGATTAAAAATCGTACTTCAGCTTTGCTTTTTTTCTGCTCTGTCACTGGGGAGTCGGTCCACACACTAGTATCACCTCGTCCTTCTTTGCCTGTTTTGCTAAATGATGTAGACTGCCTAGGCGGCATTCCCGGCTGTCAAAGAAACATTACTCAGAGAACAAGATATACTTGAAACgaaaaaatggaaacaaaatcataGGATTACAAAAGCCCTTACTTTCCTCTCAGGAGGCAATGTTGTCATCCATTCATCTCTTTTGGGAGCTTCTTTTACTACTGCCAGAagttcttcatctccttcaagGCTTATACCTGCCAAAACAATGTGCTTTTAAGGTGATGCGATACCCGGTTTACCAGCACTACAATGTTAACATTTCCTTTCAACAGCATTCAAAGAATTAAAACATGAAGATGCTGCACCACTAAATACCCAAGAAACCATAGATGAGCAGTAAAACTTACCAATACAAAGATAGATCACATCATTAACAGGCAATACGATCATAAATATTGTTTGGATAACATGGTTTGAAGTTCTATGGAAAATATTCCTTCATGAATTGAGGATTTATGATATCCATTTCATGTGATAATTCCTATAGTCTTATTCGCAGGAAAAATACTAAGAAACTGACTACTAGAATAAAGACAGGAGAGGCACTAGCCAGCTTCAACTTCCTGATATTTAGATAAAGGAAGCCAACGAAACATGCTGCAGGTGCTATTGCTTCCCGCTTCTAGAATTTTCTAGGCAGAGTTGAGAGGATCAAGGCTTGCTTCTCCACAGTTTCAGCAATATCATCAGTTAGAGGTGAAGGAGTGCTTAATGACAATTGGAGTTGGAGAAAAAAGCCATGCCGTCATAACAGGGTTTGCGTAGCTTCAGTTCTAGGCTACAAAATGCTATGCAGGTTTTTCCTAAAGAAACATGTTTCTTGGCCATCTATAGTTTAGTAGATTAATCCAAATATAGGCCAACTTGACACCAAAGGCAAGTAAAAGGAAAACATGAATCAATTGGTTAGAGTCTGAGATCGGCAATTCCATACTCAAACAAAAGCGTAGAATTGCTTCATGGCCATCATTTACAACAATTACGGATACAAATTTACCacaaataaaaactttgaacATAGACTAGGAAGCCTTCTATCTTCTATTATAGTCATCAACCTCAACTCTGCTAGCTCAATGAGTACATGTTCTAGCTTTTTTAGCCAAATGCAAGAATGATAAACCTTTTCCAATAAAGGGTTCTCCAACTTATATTGAATTAAAATCAAGTGACCTTAAATATAGATAGTTTAGCATACAGAGATTTACACCAATGTTTCTCTCATTATCCATGAAAATAGGCGGCAAGATTAGGCCACACAAACACTATTCTTCTTGGAGTCAAAGAAATAGCCATTTAATTTTGGTAAGCCTCCTGCGAAATCGAGATTAAACCATTCACAGGTAAGTGAGCTCAGCTCCCAATGGTCACCAAACTGCTCATAAATGGAGCAGAGAGTATAaaaggcatttttttttttttggcaagtACTTTTGGAGCACTCCTGATGCAGCCTCAAGTTAAATTGGCTTGCAGAAGTTAAGTGAGAAAAAGAATTTAGGGAATCAAGGAACAAAGAGGAACAAGACAAAGTAATCCGCAAAGATAGAGATAGATAAAGCACCAGAACCTCTTGTTAGAGTCACTAACATACTGCTAGAAGCTTGATTCcaatatgttttcttaaatGATGCAATGGGCTTCTTACATAGAGGAGTAATACAATAATGTGAAAGGAATCATCTAATTTCTTATCCTAAGACCCTAAAAATAAGGATGATAAAGGAATAACCTCCTTCCATTCTAGACTCCTATGAACACTGAAAAGTAATTATCTCCAGTAGTTACTATAGACTTCAAGGATAGGAATGGCACTAACTCCATATTCTACCTATACCAAGAATAATTTGCATTTCAAATCCCATGCGCAAaaactctacaaaaaaatattactcaCATGACTCATATTTCCCTCCCTAGGCTGTGTCATACTACTAACAATCTTCTTCAAATTATTGTCAGATTACCGCACTTAAGTCATGCTAACATGTCAAGTCACTAGGTGCACTAGATGTGGCCTTTTTTAAGTTTAGTCACGTCAACCTATCACTTCATTCAATAGCAACAAGCAGGTGCCAAGTAGAGGAAAAATTCAGAATGGGAAGGATTAGAAATGCACAATAAGATTTTTATTgctataaaaagtaaaaaagagaaCCTTGTGATTGTCTCCATCTAGCAGCTTCCCTTAGTTCTTTCAGCTCAGCCTGCATGACAAGAAAGATTACCAAACACAAgcaaagaatgaaaaatatttcaagaaaGCTGAGAATTGAAAGAACTCTTTCAGTAAACTATGAACGAGTGAAACTAACATTAAGTATGAGAGTTGGTGCATTTATTGGCAGTAATAAGTACTAAGAAATGAGTCAAACCATGAAATTTTGGTGATCCTCTAAAAACCAAAAGCAGAGACCTCTAACTAAATCAGTACCAAGGAAAAGTGTAGAACAGCGCATACCTCAAACTGTTCTTGgtcttctttaattttgatcTTCTCATCAATGGCTTTTctctgaaaaataattatatcagatgtgataatatatatatatttatatctgaTGCATCCAGCCATCAAGGTTcttagataattaaaagttcaAAGAAATAGCAAAACCagtgaaaatgaaaagcaagctTGCTTAAACAACTTCAAACCAAGTCCTATGCTACTGAAACTTTTGTATTCTTTTAATGCAAAACCGTGGGTTCACATTCCTTGCTTTTTGCAGTTGAAGATGAAGTTCTCCCATTGCCTTGAACATCATTCTTACATTATTTTTGCTTGTAACTATTTTATAGATAAGTTGGCCATATGGGTTATTCTGAGTCATATAAGACAACATTGAATCTCCACATCATTCTAAGCTTGTGCCACTAGATAAgcaacacaacaaacaaaaaattttacaaaaccGAGAATTATGTGAGCCTAAAATAGATGCTTCAGTTTTTCCACGTGAAAAGATTTTGTGAGCCATATCCTTTGAACAGAATTAGGTAAGTTTTAATGAGATTAAAAtgcttttatctttttgtaAATGGTTCTAGAGTGAATTCATGTCCCTTATGTACCTTGTGATATAAAACACAAGATAGAATGCAAAAACTTCAAAACCACAAAGATTAGACCATAGATAGGAATTTTCAAAGAATGAGAAATTGACTTTTGGGTTGGTGCATCAGACTTCACCTTAAAGGCAATCAATGCACATAGGAGAAGCAATTGAGTTCATGAGGTCAATACTCATGGCATTGAAAGATTGTGATGATTGAGTGTTATGCAATACATACTTGGGCTTGTATTGAATATTATATGTTGTTGTCAAGGAAAATATCAGTCAGAATATCACTGGGGAAACTCTATCATGATATTTGTCAATAAAGATAAGAATGTGGCAGCATGCAAATCATTAAGGAGACGCTTCACTGCTGCTTGGAAAAACACACGTCCCAATTTTATGTAGCCAGCTTCTGTAAAGGTATGCTAGCCATGTTGCAAACAATCAAGTTGTCGTAGCAGTGCTACAGTTTAGACGCAAACTAACCACATTAAATGGGCTTTATTTGACTTActacaaaaattaacaaatgtaGAACTATAGATTACTTCGATTAAGTCAAGAATTTTTCATGATAAAATTGTTAAATTGAAGATTTAGGgcataattaaataatagagAAAAGACTTTCTTGGCATGTCCTGCGCCACAAATTAGTGAAGAATAAAATAGTGGAATTAAGATCAACCATGCCATAAGCCTATATTCTTGAAACTTTGTATATGCAAAAGTAAAGATCTATACACTAATCCTTAGGCCTAGCACCAGCCGGAGGATAGAACAACATGCTACAATTCAGACCTAGCATTGCCCCATAAACTGAGATTCAGGAAAAGAAGAATTTCCAAGATTGCCCTATCACTGACACTCATGAAAGTCTTATGCTTCAATAGTTGGTGGCAAATAAAAATACCATTGGTCAATTACATTTCAAAGGAAAACTCTATAAAAATGTTTCAAGCATGATCCAACGGAATATTATAGGTTTCTAGCAAATCAAAAGGAAtattaaatatacaataaatttaAGGAAAACGCAAAGGATTTCTTTAGCACATATACAAGATGATCATAATAATTATGACTAGAAGGTCAGATGCTTCAACAACTTTTGATGACAAATTGGAAGCTTAAGACCATGGCAAATGGAAGAAAGAAATTTAACATGATAATATGGTATCCGCAGGTAATCTTTCAATGGGCATAGATTATAGATGTTAAAAGATTGttcaaattattaaaactaCCAATAAATGCGAGTAACCCAAtctaaatagtttaaaaaacagcacaaaaaaaataagcagATATTGCTACTTCTTAACAGAAGgtaaaagcaaaacaaaggcATACACTACTTCCTACACAAGCCAACAACAAATTTTCCAGGAGTCGAAAAACATGCCTTGTCAGGATCCTGAAGGTCTTTCAAAGCTTGGTTCAATATCACAAAAGCCTGGTGTGCTTGCGGGTGGGAGCATTTGTCGGGATGAACCATCAAAGATAATTTCCAATACCTGAGAGTATGtgttaaaatcattaaattgatAGAAGGCTTTACATGTGTATTCAAAATGCCAATTATAAATGGTAATGTTGAAAATAAAGGAACCACCACTGCCAGTGCTATTCAACTGAGCAACAGAATACTGATAGCTATACATAAAAAGGCTAAGCAAAAAAACGACTCGTTATTTGAGTATTTTGCTAAAACCTACGGACACAATAAGTAActgaaaatataaaagcattCTTCTAAGTAGAAAAACTATATCTGGTAGTAAGCACATGTGATCACCTCTTTTTTATGTTATCAAATGACATTTTCCAATTCACCGCAAGCACATCATATGGTTTATCAACCTCAACCCCAGCAATTCGTGACACCTGATCAACATCAATCATAAGCTCAATTCAAGCATATGGAAATACAGCTATCTAAAATTATTAGAgcaagacaaaaaaaaactcaattagtCAACATGGAGACTCAAAGAACAGCAGAATAACTACTAGACAATCAAATACTAAATTAACAAGTGGTTTGGAGTTAAAATAGACAATAAATCTGAATATGGTAGTATTGCACAACTGCTTGGATATAACAATGGAAAGAGAACCAAAATCAGGCCTATCCAGCTCCCAATAAAAATGGCATATATAGGGTAAATGTGGCAAAGTATCTGCCACATATGAATCTCAATTActtcaaaaatatcacaaaatatttttcttggGTCTAGTCAATATAAAATGAGGCAGCTTCCTTCATTACTTATGTCCTTTTTTCTGGTGATTAGACTGCCCAGCAGTCAGCTAAACTATTGAAGTAGTAAATAAATCCAGCAGCCCATACAGAATCAACTTAAGGTTGTGAAAAACACCCAAGAGCCTGAATCCTTAGCAACCATGCCAACCATGGCATGTTTTCCAACAAAACTATTCTTCTTCCTTGACATATACGCAACCCACCAGTGATGCAACTTAACCACCCTGTACTTGTATCTGATGATATCTGATGATTTTGCTCTTAACTGCTCCAGCGGATTTGGTGCCTATCAGAGCTAAGGTGTGGTATGTTATGCTCAcatgcaccaaaaaaaaaaacattgttacaatttaatatttaatatttaatatttcttgaTAAGTTACAGCAGTAGACTAAACATTGATAtctatgataattaaaaaaaaacttatgaacCGAGTAAGTTCACAGCATAATTACATATTGCTACTCGTTGAGCTACTGGTTGATGCTAATCGCCCTAATTTTCCTTTTATTCTTGGTTGCTTCACTTTAGCATGCGACCAAAAAGTATCATTGTTACAAAACTAACGATATGGAGATTGTTTTATCTCCAAGAACTTTTCATAAACCAATTGACACACCTAGGAAAAACATTCTCATCTTgctcataataataattttcatagaATTGCATGGTAGGAATATAAACAATATCTCAACCATTAATACTCGTAACTTATTAAAGGccttcatattttaatttaataactatACCACTTCAGCCAATTAGTTCATATTAGGAGGGAGGTTGCTTCAAAGGGAGTAAATGgggaaaatcagaaaaaatgcTTTGCCAAGATCCTGGTTACCCCATTTTGTACTAGTCTAATGTTGGCCTGAAACCATCCAAAGTGGAGGGAAGTTATATTTCttcataaattttgatttcatgaATTCATCACTTCCTCAAGCAACACCAGAAGGGAGACTCTACCGTCAACTTACCCCAATCTCATAGAAGTGTCATTCAGACTCATTTCCCCACTTCACTTCACCACAACCAAACACAACCCTATTTATGATTATAATGCATGGTTTAGTGGCACTTCATTTCCATGTCACTCCTGGAGGCATAATATAGCACATGTATTAAACCAACTATAAGgtatgaacaaaaacaaaatgatgagaCACTCATAATCATTCCATCATCTAAGACATATGTGCTAGTCAACTCTGAGAAAAGGGCATCAGAAAAAACCTTGCTCTACATATGAACTTACCTTGAAAGTTCAGAGATCAAGTGTAAAACATCATTTGCCCATAATTATGAAAAGGAATTAAAATGTAAGAACTGCAGATGGTTAACCATGTCAAGTACCATCATCCTACTTTATAAAGCTTTAGTTTCAATAGCAATGGCTATTAACAAGAACAAAAcagaaataattaataagcaagGTTTATAGCATGGAACAAATTCCACCCACTAATTCAgtaagaaagtaaaaaaatgaaaaaggctTTTGAAAAGAACATCCTAACTTATCAATTTGTCAGCggtgaaagaaaaaaagaggacaAAAAATCATCTATTATGACTAATAAAATCCTGTGCCTGTGACTTTCTTTGCAAAGAAAACCTCGGAGCTATAGTTGCAAAAGCATGTTGGATGGAAAAAGTAGATTGCAATCAGGACACTGTTGTTTTCCTAGTAAGCatgaattttggatattttattCAGGACATAGAACCGTTAACTAGTACCTCTTCAAACCTCTCAgcttcatttgttgattcagcTTCAGCAACAATAGTAGGTGGAGGAGGGcctataaataaatcatcaactTCTGCTTCCCTGAAAGTCCAGTATATTCACAATACTTCAAGAGGAGAAATAATAAGATGGTTAAAAATGCACAAATCACTCAATATTTTCAATCATGAGAAACAGGTGCCTGAGAATTATAtgagaagaataaatatttagTAAGAAGAAGGAAATAGACAAGAAATTAGAGTATGAACAGTTAC
This genomic window from Dioscorea cayenensis subsp. rotundata cultivar TDr96_F1 chromosome 20, TDr96_F1_v2_PseudoChromosome.rev07_lg8_w22 25.fasta, whole genome shotgun sequence contains:
- the LOC120251818 gene encoding LOW QUALITY PROTEIN: uncharacterized protein LOC120251818 (The sequence of the model RefSeq protein was modified relative to this genomic sequence to represent the inferred CDS: deleted 1 base in 1 codon); the encoded protein is MSRGVQSYERVSDTVSDRVDGVSVSDTGTTSVRRQFCRVRASQIIPRVIGPEMPSRELLAAAAELTQAEATLREAEVDDLFIGPPPPTIVAEAESTNEAERFEEVSRIAGVEVDKPYDVLAVNWKMSFDNIKKRYWKLSLMVHPDKCSHPQAHQAFVILNQALKDLQDPDKRKAIDEKIKIKEDQEQFEAELKELREAARWRQSQGISLEGDEELLAVVKEAPKRDEWMTTLPPERKPGMPPRQSTSFSKTGKEGRGDTSVWTDSPVTEQKKRKLNYLEAYNKAKAISDVDGENSKRSSNASLVDEYNASKRSVSLLQKHRAKGKRPKKKSKQTEKEEWVGAHPWKPWDRENDLSAGRKKVDLDSKSMGQGLTSRFSSGPTQRNFL